From Pieris rapae chromosome 3, ilPieRapa1.1, whole genome shotgun sequence, a single genomic window includes:
- the LOC110993341 gene encoding spondin-2 has translation MARPLVAAILFFINSLCSACDVDMAVYKVSVKFLWSEESFPKDYPLYRPKAQWSALFGQSHNSSYSLYRVGEEAPLIVRNFVQYGILDALVKSGDEDPRIYDQFSTTPVGAGVGKAENMVFLDGAHTMISIICRLIPSPDWFIGVDSLDLCVDSSWVDQITLDLQPLDGGAASGLTFTAPRWKTSPPEPVFRHGPRHPNHPAAGFYYPNLRELPSIAKIEFTKVKEYSTKEQNDLARKEMLTSLKLKDKKKGSPRRKVNLVEQYAEISTKSNLDQLIDLEEEPVGTPRNNIADNNVLVVTRSPLTSTLEEEFDSDLKNIDDVVLAVAQGRKLGLGKHLPRHFRSRLHHAVNKIQPNDCIVSEWSEWSPCSVTCGFGDKFRTRTVLRETREKGRACPPLKDRTHCGNINSCAHIDYFEW, from the exons ATGGCTCGACCGCTAGTGGCGGCCATCTTGTTTTTCATAAACAGTTTGTGTTCCGCGTGTGATGTTGATATGGCTGTTTACAAAGTGTCAGTGAAGTTTTTATGGAGTGAGGAAAGTTTTCCAAAAGATTATCCGTTGTATCGACCGAAAGCTCAATGGTCGGCGCTTTTCG GACAGTCACACAACTCATCCTACAGTCTATATCGAGTAGGTGAGGAGGCACCACTAATTGTTCGCAACTTTGTACAGTATGGCATACTGGACGCTTTAGTGAAAAGCGGTGATGAGGACCCGAGGATCTACGATCAGTTTTCAACAACACCAGTTGGTGCGGGAGTAGGAAAAGCTGAAAATATGGTGTTTCTAGATGGAGCACATACAATG ATATCTATTATATGTCGTCTAATCCCTTCGCCAGACTGGTTCATCGGAGTTGACAGTCTCGATCTCTGTGTTGATTCTTCTTGGGTCGATCAAATTACACTCGAT CTTCAGCCCCTGGATGGCGGGGCAGCAAGTGGCCTCACGTTCACAGCACCTCGGTGGAAAACATCACCTCCTGAACCAGTTTTCAGACATGGACCACGTCATCCAAACCATCCCGCAGCTGGTTTCTACTATCCCAACTTGAGAGAACTACCATCTATCGCAAAGATTGAATTTACTAAG gtTAAAGAATATTCGACCAAGGAACAAAATGACTTAGCCAGAAAGGAAATGCTTACAAGCCTAAAGTTAAAGGATAAAAAGAAAGGGTCGCCGAGAAGAAAAGTAAACCTTGTTGAGCAGTACGCGGAGATATCAACAAAAAGCAACTTGGATCAGCTTATAGACCTGGAAGAAGAACCTGTCGGAACGCCAAGAAATAATATAGCTGATAATAATGTTCTTGTCGTTACAAGATCACCTTTAAC atCAACCCTAGAGGAAGAGTTTGACAGCGATCTCAAGAACATAGATGATGTAGTACTTGCAGTGGCACAGGGCAGGAAGTTGGGACTAGGGAAACACCTACCAAGGCATTTCCGGTCGAGGTTACACCACGCAGTTAACAAAATAcaac CCAACGACTGTATTGTGTCAGAGTGGAGTGAATGGAGTCCTTGTTCAGTAACCTGTGGTTTTGGCGACAAGTTTAGAACGAGAACTGTGCTACGAGAGACAAGGGAAAAAGGCAGAGCCTGTCCACCCCTTAAAGATAGAACACATTGTGGAAACATCAACTCATGTGCGCACATAGATTATTTTGAATGGTGA